One genomic segment of Labrus bergylta chromosome 17, fLabBer1.1, whole genome shotgun sequence includes these proteins:
- the LOC109981167 gene encoding protein phosphatase PTC7 homolog, protein MLSVLSYGRLVARAVLGGLSQTDGRDYSLISASCGFGKDFRKGILKKGMCYGDDACFIARNRAADVLGVADGVGGWRDYGVDPSQFSATLMRTCERLVKEGRFTPSSPVGILTSGYYELLQNKVPLLGSSTACIVVLDRRSHRLHTCNLGDSGFLVVRGGEVVHRSDEQQHYFNTPFQLSIAPPGAEGVVLSDSPEAADSSSFDVQLGDIILTATDGLFDNMPDYMILQELKKLKTTNYDSILQTAQSIAKQAHDLAYDPNYMSPFAQFACDNGLNVRGGKPDDITVLLSIVAEYTD, encoded by the exons ATGTTATCCGTACTGTCTTATGGCAGACTGGTTGCCAGGGCTGTCCTCGGCGGACTCTCTCAGACGGACGGTCGGGACTACAGCCTGATCAGCGCCAGTTGTGGTTTCGGTAAAGACTTCCGAAAGGGGATCCTGAAGAAAGGGATGTGCTACGGCGACGATGCCTGCTTCATTGCACGGAACAGGGCAGCAGATGTTTTGG GGGTTGCAGACGGCGTTGGTGGTTGGCGTGATTATGGCGTGGACCCTTCTCAGTTCTCTGCCACCTTAATGAGAACCTGTGAGCGACTTGTGAAGGAGGGACGCTTCACTCCAAGTAGTCCAGTGGGTATCCTGACCTCTGGCTACTACGAGCTTCTACAGAACAAAGTCCCCCTACTAG GGAGCAGTACAGCCTGTATCGTGGTCTTGGACCGACGGAGTCACCGGCTACACACATGCAACCTTGGTGACTCCGGCTTCCTGGTGGTTCGGGGAGGAGAGGTGGTTCATCGCTCAGACGAGCAGCAGCACTACTTCAACACGCCCTTCCAGCTGTCCATCGCTCCTCCAGGAGCTGAGGGAGTGGTGCTCAGCGACAG tcctGAAGCAGCGGACAGCTCCTCTTTTGATGTGCAGCTTGGTGACATCATTTTAACGGCAACTGACGGCCTCTTTGACAACATGCCGGACTACATGATTCTGCAGGAGCTAAAAAAACTCAAG ACTACAAACTATGACAGCATCCTGCAGACTGCACAGAGTATTGCAAAGCAAGCTCATGACCTTGCTTACGACCCCAACTATATGTCGCCTTTCGCACAGTTTGCCTGTGACAATGGCCTGAATGTAAGAG GGGGGAAGCCAGATGACATCACGGTGCTGCTGTCCATAGTGGCGGAATACACAGActga
- the prnpb gene encoding prion protein b yields the protein MMRRLCELTRVSILVLLLLNTQSTWAKRGGSSSSSSSRKTSSTSNKGGTQTKPSTQPGNYPRQPQNPNRNPNPYPGGGSYPGVGNTNPGGVPRQNPGSNPGAGGYPNQYPGRANPGGYPNQNPAGGSPNQNPAGGYPRQNPAGGYPNQNPAGGYPNQNPAGGYPAGGNPAGYPQNPGRGNYPNQNPAAGGYPAGGGYPNQYPGRAGTNQGGYPNQYPAAGGYPVRGGNTGQGWGQGGVNPGGYPGQGGGYGGGYGGGYGGGYGGGYGGGYGGGGGYPNWNPNNKILSPRFGGGGYGQGGYGMGGGSPFSRSVQSMGYQPQSSGFAKKAMLAAGVGAVAGMAVGYGLGRFPRPHFNFRNPEEEQYYNSYMYRRYGTQSTDQKDFGRDYVYKPPPRADTYDSFMDKCMNRTVKDQSSTTPKGTTGGDKEDDDTVSIEEIGYPALIEQVKARRCVEQYMVYSERFLEERKAEQQVMPPAGGNSPPSYGVMQLLTSLCVLLSSMLLLQ from the coding sequence ATGATGAGGAGGTTGTGTGAGTTGACACGCGTGTCCATCCTTGTTTTATTACTGTTGAACACTCAATCAACATGGGCTAAGAgaggcggcagcagcagcagtagcagcagcaggaaaacATCATCCACCAGCAACAAGGGTGGGACACAAACTAAACCATCCACTCAGCCAGGAAACTACCCACGACAGCCACAGAATCCCAACCGAAACCCCAATCCTTATCCAGGTGGTGGAAGTTATCCAGGAGTGGGTAATACTAATCCAGGAGGAGTTCCCAGACAAAATCCTGGAAGTAATCCAGGAGCTGGTGGTTACCCCAATCAGTATCCTGGAAGAGCCAATCCTGGAGGTTATCCAAACCAGAATCCTGCAGGAGGTTCTCCAAACCAGAATCCTGCAGGAGGTTATCCACGCCAGAATCCTGCAGGAGGTTATCCAAACCAGAATCCTGCAGGGGGTTATCCAAACCAGAATCCTGCAGGGGGTTATCCAGCAGGCGGAAACCCAGCAGGGTATCCCCAAAACCCAGGAAGAGGGAATTATCCAAATCAGAATCCAGCTGCTGGAGGCTACCCAGCAGGAGGTGGCTATCCCAACCAGTATCCAGGCAGAGCTGGTACCAACCAAGGAGGATATCCAAACCAGTACCCAGCAGCAGGTGGTTACCCTGTCAGAGGTGGAAATACTGGACAGGGTTGGGGTCAGGGTGGTGTCAATCCAGGGGGTTACCCTGGTCAAGGTGGTGGATACGGTGGTGGTTACGGTGGTGGATACGGTGGTGGTTACGGTGGCGGTTACGGTGGCGGTTATGGCGGCGGCGGTGGTTACCCCAACTGGAACCCGAATAACAAGATCCTCAGTCCTCGCTTTGGTGGAGGAGGCTATGGACAGGGAGGCTACGGGATGGGAGGGGGTTCTCCTTTCTCCCGTTCAGTACAGAGTATGGGATACCAGCCTCAGTCATCAGGTTTTGCTAAAAAAGCCATGTTAGCAGCAGGTGTTGGTGCTGTAGCTGGAATGGCTGTGGGATATGGACTTGGGCGTTTCCCTCGACCACATTTCAATTTCCGAAACCCCGAAGAAGAGCAGTATTACAACAGCTACATGTACCGTCGTTATGGCACCCAATCTACAGACCAAAAAGACTTTGGCCGTGATTATGTCTACAAGCCCCCACCAAGGGCCGATACTTATGACAGCTTCATGGATAAATGCATGAATAGGACTGTGAAAGATCAGAGCAGCACCACCCCTAAAGGTACGACCGGAGGCGATAAGGAGGATGACGACACAGTCAGCATTGAGGAGATTGGATACCCAGCCCTGATTGAGCAAGTGAAGGCCCGGCGCTGTGTTGAACAGTACATGGTCTACTCCGAGCGCTTTTTGGAGGAACGAAAAGCTGAGCAACAAGTCATGCCGCCTGCTGGGGGGAACAGCCCTCCGAGCTACGGTGTGATGCAGCTCTTAACCTCCCTCTGTGTGCTACTGTCCAGCATGCTTCTTCTCCAGTAA
- the LOC109981219 gene encoding calsenilin isoform X1 — translation MTEGAPAEQDSLQRYSYNSNQDAMQGNDKSKDGGLLPDANGTDPTPPGQTEGSKWQKPRLTRKSLMKCCLVKWIIASTTQQGPDDSCDNDLELSMVRHQPEGLDQLQAQTQFTRKELQSLYRGFKNECPSGLVDEETFKTIYSQFFPQGDATTYAHFLFNAFDIDRSGSIRFEDFVIGLSVLLRGSVTEKLRWAFNLYDINKDGYVTKEEMMAIMTSIYDMMGRYTLPNVRDDSPSEHVDRFFQKMDRNRDGVVTIDEFIETCQKDENIMASMQLFENVI, via the exons ATGACTGAAGGAGCGCCAGCAGAGCAGGATTCATTGCAGCGATATTCCTACAACTCAAATCAAGACGCAATGCAG GGAAACGACAAGAGCAAGGATGGCGGTCTGCTGCCCGACGCTAACGGGACGGACCCAACCCCTCCTGGGCAGACAGAGGGCTCCAAGTGGCAGAAACCTCGGCTCACACGTAAATCTCTGATGAAGTGTTGCCTCGTCAAGTGGATTATTGCCAGCACCACGCAACAAGGGCCAG ATG ACAGCTGTGACAATGACCTCGAGCTCTCCATGGTGCGGCACCAACCTGAGGGTCTCGACCAGCTCCAGGCGCAGACTCAGTTCACCAGGAAGGAGCTTCAGTCGCTCTACAGAGGCTTCAAAAAT GAATGTCCCAGTGGGCTCGTGGACGAGGAAACTTTTAAGACGATTTACTCACAGTTCTTCCCTCAAGGAG ATGCAACCACATATGCACATTTCTTGTTCAATGCGTTTGACATTGACAGAAGTGGATCAATCAGGTTTGAG GACTTTGTGATAGGATTGTCCGTGTTGCTCAGAGGCTCCGTCACAGAGAAACTGCGATGGGCTTTCAACCTGTATGACATCAACAAAGACGGCTACGTTACTAAAGAG GAAATGATGGCAATAATGACGTCCATTTATGACATGATGGGCAGGTATACTTTACCCAATGTACGAGACGATTCACCATCTGAGCATGTGGACAGATTCTTCCAG AAGATGGATCGAAACAGAGATGGAGTGGTGACAATCGATGAATTCATAGAAACCTGCCAAAAG GATGAAAACATAATGGCCTCCATGCAGCTCTTTGAAAATGTCATCTAG
- the LOC109981219 gene encoding calsenilin isoform X2 codes for MGTDGLEVIAIAVVIGLFVVVLKQFGVWEPLSLEDSCDNDLELSMVRHQPEGLDQLQAQTQFTRKELQSLYRGFKNECPSGLVDEETFKTIYSQFFPQGDATTYAHFLFNAFDIDRSGSIRFEDFVIGLSVLLRGSVTEKLRWAFNLYDINKDGYVTKEEMMAIMTSIYDMMGRYTLPNVRDDSPSEHVDRFFQKMDRNRDGVVTIDEFIETCQKDENIMASMQLFENVI; via the exons ATGGGAACGGATGGGCTGGAAGTAATCGCCATTGCTGTTGTTATTGGTCTGTTTGTTGTCGTGCTCAAACAGTTTGGGGTATGGGAGCCCTTATCTCTGGAAG ACAGCTGTGACAATGACCTCGAGCTCTCCATGGTGCGGCACCAACCTGAGGGTCTCGACCAGCTCCAGGCGCAGACTCAGTTCACCAGGAAGGAGCTTCAGTCGCTCTACAGAGGCTTCAAAAAT GAATGTCCCAGTGGGCTCGTGGACGAGGAAACTTTTAAGACGATTTACTCACAGTTCTTCCCTCAAGGAG ATGCAACCACATATGCACATTTCTTGTTCAATGCGTTTGACATTGACAGAAGTGGATCAATCAGGTTTGAG GACTTTGTGATAGGATTGTCCGTGTTGCTCAGAGGCTCCGTCACAGAGAAACTGCGATGGGCTTTCAACCTGTATGACATCAACAAAGACGGCTACGTTACTAAAGAG GAAATGATGGCAATAATGACGTCCATTTATGACATGATGGGCAGGTATACTTTACCCAATGTACGAGACGATTCACCATCTGAGCATGTGGACAGATTCTTCCAG AAGATGGATCGAAACAGAGATGGAGTGGTGACAATCGATGAATTCATAGAAACCTGCCAAAAG GATGAAAACATAATGGCCTCCATGCAGCTCTTTGAAAATGTCATCTAG